One Staphylococcus simiae genomic region harbors:
- a CDS encoding DUF3169 family protein, translating into MKVVRYIVLLIIGGIVGGIFGLLISGEGIGFEKWQFATHNNVIIITIIATITIILLECIVLLFQRKALNYKKLVDNNEELDNVDEYELLANHYFFKANLLSNLQSSIPLIVLLIFTFGRGNFTSIVYFLIPFLLSSVLATQTMFFSRKFDSRMPKIGEKNSIEKRFAIMDEGERHITLLSLFKIFNVNVTLLFLAIVLIGFYSISTGINQSFSLLIVIAIFVYSLFNYLFKIQQYYKN; encoded by the coding sequence ATGAAAGTAGTAAGATACATAGTACTTTTAATTATTGGAGGCATTGTAGGTGGAATTTTTGGCTTGTTGATAAGTGGTGAAGGTATTGGCTTTGAAAAATGGCAATTTGCTACACATAATAATGTCATTATCATTACTATTATAGCAACAATTACTATTATATTATTAGAATGTATCGTATTACTATTCCAGAGAAAAGCGTTAAATTATAAAAAGTTAGTAGACAATAATGAGGAGCTAGACAATGTAGATGAATATGAGTTATTAGCAAATCATTACTTTTTTAAAGCGAATTTGCTGTCTAATTTACAGTCTTCTATTCCTTTAATAGTGTTATTAATTTTTACTTTTGGACGAGGTAACTTTACATCAATTGTATACTTCTTAATACCATTCCTTTTGAGTTCGGTATTAGCAACACAAACAATGTTTTTCAGTAGGAAATTTGACTCAAGAATGCCGAAGATAGGTGAAAAGAATTCCATCGAAAAACGCTTTGCCATTATGGATGAAGGGGAACGCCATATCACCCTGTTATCGTTATTTAAAATTTTCAATGTTAATGTAACATTATTATTTTTAGCAATTGTTTTGATAGGATTTTATTCTATTTCTACAGGCATTAATCAAAGTTTTAGCCTATTAATTGTTATTGCTATTTTTGTTTATAGTTTGTTTAATTACCTATTCAAAATTCAACAATATTATAAAAATTAA
- a CDS encoding ABC transporter ATP-binding protein, protein MTKLLKIEHLTKSYSESSFKLENISLSIDSSETVGLIGKNGSGKSTLINILVGNRHKDSGNIEFFEQPLTKDMSYKEEIGVVFDDLRVPNKLTVTEVDKIFGHIYQSWDSNRYFELIQHFDLPKDTKLSTFSRGMRMKIALSVAMSHHAKLLILDEATAGMDISGREEVLELLEMFVEQGGGILISSHISEDIEQLADKLVFMKDGKIILTERKDKLLAKYGIVTTESEEISIPEHTIVASRSYKGQRQILVNDTLQVFDAQPLTHIDDATKIMMRGDV, encoded by the coding sequence ATGACAAAGTTACTAAAGATAGAGCATTTAACGAAGAGTTATAGTGAATCTTCCTTTAAATTAGAAAACATCTCATTATCTATTGACTCGAGTGAGACAGTAGGACTCATTGGGAAAAATGGTTCTGGTAAATCAACATTAATCAATATTTTAGTAGGAAATCGCCATAAAGACAGTGGTAATATTGAATTTTTTGAACAACCATTAACTAAAGATATGTCTTATAAAGAGGAAATTGGAGTCGTATTTGATGACTTAAGAGTACCTAATAAATTAACTGTGACAGAAGTTGATAAAATTTTTGGACATATTTATCAATCATGGGATAGTAATCGTTATTTTGAACTGATACAACATTTTGACTTGCCAAAAGATACAAAATTATCAACCTTTTCTAGAGGAATGAGGATGAAAATAGCATTGTCTGTTGCAATGTCACATCATGCAAAATTATTGATTTTAGATGAAGCAACGGCAGGTATGGATATATCTGGTAGGGAAGAAGTTTTAGAATTACTGGAGATGTTTGTTGAACAGGGTGGAGGAATTTTGATTTCCTCACATATATCTGAAGACATAGAACAATTGGCCGATAAATTAGTATTTATGAAAGATGGCAAGATTATTTTAACAGAACGAAAAGATAAATTATTAGCGAAATATGGCATTGTGACAACAGAGAGTGAAGAAATATCTATTCCTGAACATACTATTGTAGCTTCAAGATCATATAAGGGTCAAAGACAAATATTAGTTAATGATACTTTGCAAGTATTTGATGCGCAGCCGTTAACTCATATTGATGATGCGACTAAGATTATGATGAGAGGTGACGTATAA
- a CDS encoding ABC-2 transporter permease, which yields MKSMLLTSFYTTKNKTYIYLLIAILAAAFFSFTNPLMSSTMAAIFLITPITDNIKQEKDSRWMYYVSTLPIKRSDYIKAYFVYYLILLIIGAIIGIISTSIVTQSIMLGLLSGLMGFGVLGLYAIVFPLTFKFGPENSNVIMILSSILIVISFLAFFFVYGMVGGSFDNGHDIGMNSVLVTFIYSVSGIIIMILSYIFSVKIFNQQDL from the coding sequence ATGAAAAGCATGTTATTAACAAGTTTTTATACTACTAAAAATAAGACATATATTTATCTATTAATAGCTATTTTAGCAGCTGCTTTTTTCTCTTTTACTAATCCTTTAATGAGTAGTACTATGGCTGCTATTTTCTTGATTACTCCTATTACTGATAATATCAAACAAGAAAAAGATTCTCGTTGGATGTATTACGTATCGACATTACCCATTAAACGTAGTGATTATATTAAAGCTTATTTTGTTTATTACTTAATACTGTTAATTATTGGGGCAATCATAGGTATCATTTCAACGAGTATAGTTACTCAAAGTATAATGTTGGGATTGCTGTCAGGATTAATGGGATTTGGCGTCCTAGGCTTATATGCAATTGTTTTTCCATTAACGTTTAAATTTGGTCCTGAAAATTCCAACGTTATTATGATATTGTCTTCTATTTTAATTGTGATTTCATTTTTGGCATTCTTTTTTGTTTATGGAATGGTAGGTGGCAGTTTTGATAATGGTCATGATATTGGAATGAATAGTGTTTTAGTAACATTCATTTATTCTGTATCAGGTATCATTATTATGATATTATCATACATTTTTTCTGTTAAAATATTTAACCAACAAGATTTATAA
- a CDS encoding low temperature requirement protein A, whose product MEQSFTPRHLEEKRAAFHELFFDLIFVYAIQKIAHVILTTHNGTISAELFFKYVVMSLFLWLVWSHQTFFTNRFGQVTFKDVTFMMVNLFIMVFLSNSLYPSFEKTFFPFFLCVGLMYVSIGTQYLLHIRTGLNYADKRTCQSFALVAFVIALLSFLSLVLPQSIHYIPGFLGVFIAATGLIPFRKYLKLSPVNMMHLVERYSLLTIIIFGEVLVGLASSSFSITHFSVTYIFQFIILVSLFGVYWIVSENYINDKLESIGFRLTYTHLIINIALGIINSAIIFSNNDKLHPLFELNMMYISILLFYIGLWLITPYFHDDLMNIKYIAYALAILIISYIISLIFVGHDHIMIISVAMATFSIMLIYYKNQNRAS is encoded by the coding sequence ATGGAACAAAGTTTTACCCCTCGACATCTAGAAGAAAAACGTGCAGCGTTTCACGAACTTTTCTTTGATTTAATCTTTGTTTATGCTATCCAAAAAATAGCCCATGTTATTTTAACTACACACAACGGTACCATTTCTGCTGAATTATTCTTTAAATATGTTGTTATGAGTCTATTTTTATGGCTCGTATGGTCACATCAAACATTCTTTACCAATAGATTTGGTCAAGTTACTTTCAAAGATGTCACCTTTATGATGGTCAATTTATTTATTATGGTATTTTTATCTAACAGCTTATATCCTAGTTTCGAGAAAACATTCTTTCCATTCTTTTTATGTGTAGGATTAATGTATGTCAGTATCGGCACGCAATACTTATTGCATATACGCACAGGTCTTAATTATGCAGATAAGAGAACTTGCCAATCATTTGCCTTAGTCGCATTCGTCATTGCCTTGTTATCATTCTTATCGCTTGTTTTACCACAAAGTATTCATTATATTCCTGGATTTTTAGGTGTCTTTATTGCGGCAACAGGACTAATTCCATTCCGTAAATATTTAAAATTATCACCCGTGAATATGATGCATCTAGTTGAACGTTACTCATTACTAACGATTATTATTTTCGGTGAGGTTCTAGTCGGACTAGCATCATCATCATTTAGCATTACACATTTTAGTGTGACATATATATTCCAATTTATTATTTTAGTCAGCTTGTTTGGTGTGTATTGGATCGTTTCTGAAAATTATATTAATGATAAATTAGAGTCTATAGGATTCCGTTTAACCTATACACATTTAATCATTAATATCGCTTTAGGTATTATTAATAGCGCCATTATTTTTAGCAACAATGACAAGTTGCATCCACTATTTGAACTCAACATGATGTATATCAGTATATTATTATTTTATATTGGTTTATGGTTAATTACGCCATACTTCCATGACGACTTAATGAATATTAAATATATAGCTTATGCTCTTGCTATTCTTATTATTTCGTATATTATTAGTTTGATATTTGTTGGTCATGATCATATTATGATTATTTCAGTAGCTATGGCAACATTTAGTATCATGCTAATTTATTATAAAAATCAAAATAGAGCGTCGTAA
- a CDS encoding TetR/AcrR family transcriptional regulator, with protein MKMGYIKVGNIMDLRIQKTQRAIRNHFLELFYNEDFDKITVKDITEQAEIGRKTFYLHYIDKYDLLDKMVDQKMSELHDICLAKKELGLREGTTIWFDYFNNHRQFFNTLFQTSIAQKYKRQLQQLISDELADKLDEQHYRLNNIEPQLFLKFASSGIIELIDLYLQNEEYDKHDIEEQTYQLLKAFLNVPQ; from the coding sequence ATGAAAATGGGTTATATAAAGGTAGGGAACATTATGGATTTACGCATACAAAAAACACAAAGAGCGATACGTAACCACTTTCTAGAATTATTCTATAATGAGGACTTTGATAAAATTACTGTCAAAGATATTACAGAACAGGCTGAAATTGGACGTAAAACTTTTTATTTACATTACATAGATAAATATGATTTATTAGATAAAATGGTTGATCAAAAGATGTCAGAACTTCATGACATTTGTCTAGCCAAAAAGGAATTAGGTCTTAGAGAAGGCACAACAATTTGGTTTGATTACTTTAATAATCATCGGCAATTTTTCAATACTTTATTTCAAACTTCTATTGCTCAAAAATATAAACGTCAATTACAACAACTCATTTCTGATGAGCTTGCTGATAAACTTGACGAGCAGCACTATCGTCTAAATAATATCGAACCACAATTATTTTTAAAATTCGCATCTAGTGGCATTATTGAACTGATAGACCTTTATTTACAAAATGAGGAATATGATAAACACGATATAGAAGAACAAACCTATCAATTATTAAAAGCATTTCTGAATGTACCTCAATAA
- a CDS encoding alpha/beta hydrolase produces the protein MNEQVMKFKTRNIETTGILRVPDNAGDKALPTIVVMHPISSVKEQTASIYAKRLTEEGFVTFAFDAGNQGELHQAPEYIENPYYRSEDASFAIDFLNTLDVVDNDRIGILGICGGGGYAVNASKTDKRIKAVGSVVGVDFGTLTREGDLSPNAALDMLHNVAKQREAEAMGAKHEFIPYIPDSQQQREQAGIEDIDIEQAVDYYRTDRGQHENSINRYRLVSNMEVAGFDAYHLIDKLLDQPLYVVAGDVPGGFGSYRFAYRLFDNALTKDKKLHIVKGASHYDLYDQPQPVNEALSGLIPFYKEKL, from the coding sequence ATGAATGAACAAGTAATGAAATTCAAAACTAGAAATATTGAAACAACTGGTATTTTACGCGTACCTGATAATGCAGGAGATAAAGCGTTACCAACGATTGTAGTGATGCATCCAATCAGTAGTGTTAAAGAACAAACAGCAAGTATTTATGCTAAACGATTAACAGAAGAAGGGTTTGTCACATTTGCCTTTGATGCAGGTAACCAAGGTGAATTACATCAAGCACCTGAATATATTGAAAATCCGTATTACAGATCAGAAGATGCGTCATTTGCTATTGATTTCTTAAATACGTTAGATGTTGTAGATAATGATCGTATTGGTATCTTAGGTATTTGTGGTGGTGGCGGTTATGCCGTTAATGCAAGTAAAACTGATAAACGTATTAAAGCTGTCGGTTCAGTTGTTGGTGTTGACTTTGGTACATTAACTAGAGAAGGCGACTTATCTCCAAATGCAGCTTTAGATATGTTGCATAATGTAGCGAAACAACGTGAAGCGGAAGCAATGGGCGCTAAACATGAATTTATACCTTATATCCCTGATTCACAACAACAACGCGAACAAGCAGGTATTGAAGATATAGATATCGAACAAGCGGTGGATTACTATAGAACGGATCGCGGTCAACATGAAAATTCAATCAATCGCTATCGTCTTGTAAGTAACATGGAAGTAGCAGGATTTGATGCTTATCATTTAATTGATAAATTATTAGATCAACCACTTTATGTGGTCGCAGGAGATGTTCCAGGCGGATTTGGTTCATATCGTTTTGCTTATAGATTATTTGATAATGCCCTAACTAAAGATAAAAAATTACACATTGTTAAAGGTGCATCTCACTATGATTTATATGATCAACCTCAACCAGTTAATGAAGCATTATCAGGATTAATTCCATTCTATAAAGAAAAATTGTAA
- a CDS encoding dihydrofolate reductase family protein, with product MTRPTVIVHMSMSINGNITGPYGSVVEGDALKQAYESKHEYFDSKAMILGCKTIEEAFTATEMPELPSHPQTYSREADYIANSDYDHYMISLDPSGKAAWTSNYTTFRERPEMHVIEVVSETVSDAYLEHLRNLGISYIFGGKNHQLDLKLVLEKLYRYFNLETVVLAGGGSINWSFFEQGLVDEVSVVIVPAVDDHYGRPQLFNNTSDKKDIKPQGFKIKHLEQLDGDIIWIHYIK from the coding sequence ATGACACGACCAACAGTAATTGTGCATATGTCAATGTCAATTAATGGCAATATTACAGGGCCATACGGTAGCGTAGTGGAAGGCGATGCTTTAAAACAAGCCTATGAAAGTAAACATGAATATTTTGATAGCAAAGCAATGATTTTAGGGTGTAAAACCATTGAAGAAGCATTTACTGCAACGGAAATGCCAGAATTGCCAAGTCATCCACAAACATATTCTAGAGAAGCAGATTATATTGCTAACAGTGATTATGATCATTATATGATATCACTTGACCCTTCAGGAAAAGCAGCCTGGACGTCAAACTATACGACATTTCGTGAACGTCCTGAAATGCATGTGATTGAAGTGGTATCTGAAACAGTGTCAGATGCTTATTTAGAGCATTTGAGGAATTTAGGTATATCATATATTTTCGGTGGTAAAAATCACCAATTAGATCTTAAGCTAGTATTAGAAAAATTGTATCGCTATTTCAATTTAGAAACAGTGGTATTAGCTGGTGGCGGAAGTATTAATTGGTCATTCTTCGAGCAAGGTTTAGTTGATGAAGTCAGTGTTGTTATTGTACCAGCCGTTGATGATCATTACGGACGTCCTCAATTGTTTAATAATACGAGTGATAAGAAGGATATTAAGCCACAAGGTTTTAAAATTAAACATTTAGAACAATTAGATGGAGATATTATTTGGATACATTATATTAAATAA
- a CDS encoding SDR family NAD(P)-dependent oxidoreductase — MAGYALITGASSGIGYETALKFAAKGQNVIIVARNEEKLQQLKDAIAAQYPNVDVVIKVVDLAQANNVKALYEDVKHYSLQTLVNNAGFGDFGSVKDADINKIQTMLHLNIEALTILTTLFVKDYENVEGTQVINISSVGGYEIYTAALTYSATKYYVAAYTEGLDVQLRDKGANMRAKVIAPSSTKTSFMDRSLDTEDTDYDAYFDRYNTSEELADYIMTLYDSDKHIGIVDDDTLELKLYDHFYPVNTFGADQ; from the coding sequence ATGGCAGGTTATGCATTAATTACAGGAGCAAGTTCAGGTATTGGTTATGAAACAGCACTAAAATTTGCGGCTAAAGGACAAAATGTGATTATAGTTGCTCGTAATGAAGAAAAATTACAACAACTTAAGGATGCTATCGCAGCTCAATATCCTAATGTAGATGTCGTAATTAAAGTGGTGGATTTAGCTCAAGCTAATAATGTTAAAGCATTATATGAAGATGTTAAACATTATTCATTACAAACGTTAGTAAATAATGCAGGGTTTGGAGATTTCGGTAGTGTAAAAGATGCGGATATCAATAAAATTCAAACAATGTTGCACCTTAATATTGAAGCACTTACAATACTAACAACTTTATTCGTCAAAGACTATGAAAACGTAGAAGGTACACAAGTAATTAATATATCTTCTGTTGGGGGATATGAAATCTATACAGCAGCGTTAACATATTCTGCAACTAAATATTATGTAGCTGCATATACTGAAGGCTTAGATGTTCAGTTGCGAGATAAAGGTGCTAACATGCGTGCCAAAGTTATAGCACCATCATCAACAAAAACAAGCTTTATGGATCGTTCTTTAGATACAGAAGATACAGATTATGATGCATATTTTGATCGTTACAATACATCAGAAGAATTAGCTGATTATATTATGACATTATATGATAGTGATAAACATATAGGTATTGTTGACGATGATACTTTGGAATTGAAGTTATATGATCATTTTTATCCTGTAAATACTTTTGGTGCGGATCAATAG
- the ltrA gene encoding group II intron reverse transcriptase/maturase, producing MYRESPSMMELVVRENNIQKAIKKVKKNNGAPGIDGMRVSELTSHFAKYFPQIKQKLLDGTYKPQAVRKVEIPKSNGKKRVLGIPVARDRVIQQAIKQVIEPSIDRTFSKHSHGFRPNRSTGTALKECATYYEEGYLVAVDCDLKQCFDMLNHDKLMYLFERHVQDKAISKFIRRSLQVGAIDLNGNYRSREIGAPQGGVISPLLCNIYLHELDNELEKRGHRFVRYADDFVIFVRTKRAGQRVMESVTKFIEKDLKLIVNSEKSKVGSITRLKFLSCLMTKVNGTYRFRPTMEARRNLKRTLRRLTKRNRPGTFKEIISEINQVTRGWINYFGKGFITGFVTKLQSWLNRRIRQLILKRWKRIKTKYKMLRKYGLDHKSAMKIANSRKKYWRLSSTHEVHRALTTKRLYKWGLEPLTQLAETAYARY from the coding sequence ATGTATCGTGAGTCTCCATCTATGATGGAGCTTGTTGTAAGAGAGAATAATATACAAAAAGCAATTAAGAAAGTGAAGAAAAACAACGGTGCACCTGGCATCGATGGCATGCGAGTAAGTGAATTAACATCACATTTCGCAAAATACTTTCCACAAATTAAACAAAAACTGCTTGATGGCACGTATAAGCCACAAGCAGTAAGAAAGGTTGAAATACCTAAATCAAATGGGAAAAAGCGCGTGCTTGGAATCCCTGTCGCAAGAGACAGAGTTATCCAACAAGCCATTAAACAAGTCATTGAACCTAGTATCGACCGTACTTTCTCAAAACACAGTCATGGCTTTAGACCGAATCGTAGTACAGGAACTGCACTTAAAGAATGTGCAACATACTATGAAGAAGGTTACTTAGTTGCAGTTGATTGTGATTTAAAACAGTGCTTTGATATGTTGAACCATGATAAATTAATGTATCTATTTGAACGACATGTTCAAGATAAAGCCATTTCTAAATTTATTCGTAGAAGCCTACAGGTTGGTGCAATCGACCTCAATGGTAATTATCGAAGTAGAGAAATAGGTGCACCGCAAGGTGGTGTTATTTCCCCGTTACTTTGTAATATTTATCTTCACGAATTAGATAATGAATTGGAGAAACGTGGTCATCGCTTTGTTCGTTATGCAGATGACTTCGTCATCTTTGTACGTACAAAACGAGCGGGTCAACGTGTCATGGAAAGTGTGACAAAGTTTATCGAAAAAGACCTTAAACTTATTGTAAATAGTGAAAAGAGCAAGGTAGGTTCTATCACACGTTTAAAGTTCTTGAGTTGTCTAATGACCAAAGTAAATGGCACTTATCGTTTCAGACCGACTATGGAAGCAAGAAGAAATTTAAAACGCACCTTAAGACGTCTAACGAAACGAAATAGACCAGGTACCTTTAAAGAGATTATATCAGAAATTAATCAAGTAACACGAGGGTGGATAAATTACTTTGGTAAAGGATTTATTACAGGTTTTGTAACGAAGTTACAATCATGGTTAAACCGACGCATTAGACAACTAATCCTCAAAAGATGGAAAAGAATAAAAACCAAATATAAGATGTTACGTAAGTATGGACTTGACCATAAGAGTGCAATGAAAATTGCCAATTCAAGAAAGAAATACTGGCGCTTATCATCAACGCATGAAGTTCATCGTGCACTTACAACAAAACGTCTCTACAAGTGGGGGTTAGAACCATTAACCCAACTCGCAGAGACGGCTTACGCAAGATATTGA
- a CDS encoding ISL3 family transposase: MQNFISDTLNMEDQNIIYSEKLTKKHYKGKLCKFYYGTLRNNIDECPFCHTENTDNQIVKNGKKVSRITIPKVSECPAYLMLSKQRYLCRACHSYFTAKTPEINPYCHISNNTRLAVIDKAVDVRSEVSIARSCSVSTATVSRFIDQAADYLKQSPYASLPKHLMMDEFKSVKNVSCHMSFIFADAQTHQIIDVVEDRRLQSLKTYFYRFSLKDRQQVKTVTIDMHEPYMTLIKKLFPNAKIIIDRFHIVQLLNRALNSIRVAVMNVFKDLNKPLYNKYKRYWKLVLKPPEDLELYEYNKVPLFKEWKTQKGIVTYLLDQDDTLKETYEVINNLRHDLKHSQFDSFKQTIEQLKLSDLHPSLKTAIKTLKKHACFIEHTFNYINLTKGPIEGINNKIKLIKRTSFGYGNYNHLRNRILLCSKLYAPEIE, from the coding sequence ATGCAAAATTTTATATCAGATACACTTAATATGGAAGACCAAAACATTATTTATAGCGAAAAATTAACTAAAAAACATTATAAAGGGAAATTATGTAAATTTTACTATGGTACTTTAAGAAATAATATTGATGAATGTCCGTTTTGTCATACTGAAAATACAGACAATCAAATCGTTAAAAATGGTAAAAAAGTATCTAGAATTACGATACCTAAGGTATCTGAATGTCCAGCTTATTTAATGTTAAGTAAGCAACGCTATTTGTGTAGAGCTTGTCATAGCTATTTCACAGCGAAAACACCAGAAATAAATCCATATTGTCATATTTCAAATAATACACGTCTAGCAGTTATCGACAAAGCTGTGGATGTGAGATCAGAAGTATCTATTGCACGCTCATGTTCAGTTTCAACGGCAACAGTATCACGTTTTATTGATCAAGCAGCAGATTATTTAAAACAATCACCGTATGCTTCACTACCCAAACATCTAATGATGGATGAGTTTAAAAGTGTCAAGAACGTTTCGTGTCATATGAGCTTTATATTCGCTGATGCACAAACACATCAAATTATAGATGTTGTTGAAGATCGTCGACTTCAATCACTCAAAACTTATTTTTACCGCTTTTCTTTAAAAGATAGACAGCAAGTAAAGACAGTGACTATCGATATGCATGAACCTTATATGACTTTAATTAAAAAACTATTTCCAAACGCTAAAATTATTATCGATCGTTTCCATATTGTTCAACTATTAAATCGAGCTTTAAATAGTATTCGTGTAGCCGTTATGAACGTATTTAAAGACCTAAATAAACCACTATATAATAAATATAAGCGTTACTGGAAACTTGTACTTAAACCACCCGAAGACTTAGAATTGTATGAATATAATAAGGTACCTTTGTTTAAAGAATGGAAGACGCAAAAAGGCATCGTGACATACTTGTTAGACCAAGATGATACCCTTAAAGAGACCTATGAAGTGATTAATAATTTAAGACATGACTTGAAACATAGCCAATTCGACTCATTTAAACAAACCATAGAACAGTTGAAACTTTCAGACTTGCATCCATCATTAAAAACAGCCATTAAAACGTTGAAAAAACATGCTTGTTTCATCGAACATACTTTCAATTATATCAATTTGACCAAAGGTCCTATTGAAGGTATTAATAATAAAATTAAACTTATTAAACGTACATCTTTTGGTTATGGAAATTACAATCATTTGCGCAACAGAATTCTCTTATGTTCAAAACTATATGCACCTGAAATCGAGTAG
- a CDS encoding MFS transporter, whose translation MKKILGRLGFDNKHNFIGFLTVITAGQLIYSSFEAFKGTFYNLLLEVLNVSNAELGTLFSLIGIAVFFYIPGGWINNRFSIKSILIFGLVVRFITMSVIIFFTPNFTVLKCIAIIWGLIDAVFWPAVLNGIIFFTHQRNRGIGFGLLESIRRTQEVLMNLLIVGVMAVISGLAVFKGGMLFYNLLIIPLIYLIIRYIPTNGIAANHKLKHRYEINRNLESEDIVRDNKSLEALKGLLHVLFTQPRIWLASIGGLAAYWSYIILIYTVPYLQSVYHLSPNQTAIFGIINTGAMGIVMGLSAGLISDYIFKSATRMMFTALALCIISLSLVAFFKTGIIFSIILLLAFSIATFLANSIILAPISEINLPEKYTGAAMSLGSFATYAPIFFVYQMNGTLLDKYHYNIELAYHLIFRIGIVVDIIGAIAILLLLIMNHRKPKNSQA comes from the coding sequence TTGAAGAAAATATTGGGTCGTTTAGGTTTTGATAACAAACATAACTTTATTGGCTTTTTAACAGTTATAACAGCAGGTCAATTGATCTATTCTAGTTTCGAAGCATTTAAAGGAACATTCTACAACCTATTATTAGAAGTATTGAATGTTTCCAATGCTGAACTTGGAACTTTATTTAGTTTAATTGGTATTGCAGTATTCTTTTATATTCCGGGCGGTTGGATTAACAATCGCTTTTCAATTAAATCTATTTTGATATTTGGTTTAGTAGTTAGATTCATTACTATGTCAGTCATTATTTTCTTTACACCTAATTTCACGGTGCTTAAATGTATAGCAATTATTTGGGGGCTAATTGACGCTGTCTTTTGGCCAGCAGTCTTAAATGGTATTATATTCTTTACTCATCAAAGAAACAGAGGTATTGGTTTTGGTTTGTTAGAATCGATACGTCGAACGCAAGAAGTATTAATGAATTTACTTATTGTTGGTGTCATGGCAGTAATTAGTGGACTAGCAGTCTTTAAAGGCGGCATGTTGTTCTATAATTTATTAATCATTCCACTAATATACTTAATCATTCGTTATATTCCAACAAATGGCATTGCAGCAAACCACAAATTAAAACACCGTTATGAAATCAATCGCAATTTAGAAAGTGAAGATATTGTCCGTGATAATAAATCTTTAGAAGCTTTAAAAGGCTTATTGCATGTTCTATTTACACAACCTAGGATTTGGCTAGCTTCCATTGGCGGATTAGCGGCATATTGGAGTTATATTATATTAATTTACACTGTCCCTTATTTACAAAGTGTTTATCATCTTTCTCCAAATCAAACAGCCATTTTCGGTATTATTAATACTGGTGCAATGGGCATTGTTATGGGTCTCAGCGCTGGATTAATATCTGATTATATTTTTAAATCTGCTACAAGAATGATGTTCACTGCTTTAGCTCTATGCATTATATCATTATCATTGGTGGCATTTTTCAAAACTGGTATCATTTTTAGTATTATTTTATTATTAGCATTTTCAATCGCAACATTTTTAGCAAACAGTATTATTTTAGCACCCATATCTGAAATTAATCTACCTGAAAAATATACTGGTGCTGCAATGAGTTTAGGTTCATTTGCAACGTATGCACCTATCTTTTTCGTTTATCAAATGAACGGTACGTTACTTGATAAATATCACTATAATATTGAGTTAGCTTATCATTTGATATTTAGAATTGGTATAGTCGTCGATATTATAGGTGCCATTGCTATATTGCTACTACTGATTATGAATCATCGTAAACCTAAAAATTCACAAGCATAA